One Nocardia huaxiensis genomic window, GAGGGTGGCGTGGCCGCACAGGTCGACCTCGACGGTGGGGGTGAACCAGCGCAGGTGGAAGGCGGGCGAGTTGTCCGGCGGCGCACCGGCGTCCGGTGGCAGGGCCGAGGTGTAGAAGGCGGTTTCGGCGAGGTTGTTCTCCTCGGCGAGGCGCTGCAGCAGGTCGTCCGGTAGCCAGGACAGGAGCGGCATGACCGCGGCGGGGTTTCCGGAGAACGGTTCGTCGGCGAACGCGTCGATCTGATGCAGGAGGACCTCCATGACGCTGAAGGTACCCGGCATTTCAATGTCTGCCCAGGACAAGACAGTTCACGGCGAGCCAAACCATGCGACCAGTTGGATTGTGCGAGAACGGCGGCCACACCCGAGGGGGTGCGACCGCCGTTTCAGAATTCCGTGTCAGGCGTGAATCAGACCTTTTCCAAGGGCTTTTCGCCCGGCGAGCTCGGCAGCAGATGTGGGGTCTCGCCCTGCATGCGCGCACTCACCCACCACGCCACCTCGACCAGCACAATGCCGATACCGCCCAGTATGAACGCGGTGGTGGTGAGCGCCACGTTCGACGGATCCAGCTTGAAGAACTCGCGGGTGAACGGCAGCGAGAACAGAATCAGGTATCCCGCAACGGAACCCGAGACCAGCAGGATCTTCCACCAGTTCCACGGCCGCGCCACGATCGCCAGCACCCACACCGCGATGATCAGCAGCGTGATGAGCGCGGTCGTGCCCGCCTGCACCTTCTCCGTCTGCGAGGCATCCGGACCCTCGTAGGCGAACAGGTAGGAGATGAAGGTCATGACACCGATGACCAAACCGGAAGGTATGGCCAAGCGCATGACGCGACCGACGAAACCGCTGCGCGCGCGTTCATTGTTCGGCGCCAGCGACAGGATGAACGCCGGAATGCCGATGGTGAACCAGGCCGCGATCGTCACGTGCCGTGGCAGGAACGGATAGCCGATGGCCTCGTAGTGGAAGATCTGCGAACCCACGCCGGCGATGCCGATCAGGAACGCCAGCACCACCGAGTACACGGTCTTGGTGAGGAACAGGTTGGAGACCCGCTCGATATTGCCGATCACCCGGCGGCCCTCGCCGACCACGTACGGCAGCGTCGCGAACTTGTTGTCCAGCAACACGATCTGCGCCACCGCGCGGGTGGCCGGGCTGCCCGAGCCCATGGCGACGCCGATATCGGCATCCTTGAGCGCGAGCACGTCGTTGACGCCGTCGCCGGTCATGGCGACGGTGTGACCGCGCGACTGCAGCGCTCCGACCATGGCCCGCTTCTGATCCGGGCGCACCCGGCCGAAGACGGTGTCGTGGTCGAGCACATCGGCGAGCTCGTTCTGATCGGTGGGCAGGGTGCGGGCGTCCACCGGATGGTCGCCGCCCGCCATGCCCAGCGAGGTCGCCACCGCGCCGACCGAGACGGCATTGTCGCCGGAGATGACCTTGGTCGAAACGCCCTGCGAGGCAAAGTATTCCAGGGTGCCCTTGGCGTCGGGGCGCACCTTCTGCTCCAGGATCACCAGCGCGGCCGGGGTGACGGTGCCGGGCGCATCGGCCGCGTCCACGGCGCGGTCGCTGCTGGCCAGCAGTAGCACGCGCAGGCCCTTGGAGCCGATTTCCTGTGCGAGAGCGGCGGTTTCGGAGGCCGGATCGAGCAGCACATCGGGCGCGCCGATGAGCCAGTTGCCGTGCTCGCCGAAGGAGAAGCCACTCCACTTCTTGGCCGAGGAGAACGGCGCGACCCCGGTCGGCTTCCAGCCGGGGGAGTCCGGCAGCGCCTCGGCAATGGCCGAGATGCTCGCATTGGGCCGCGGATCGTTGGCCGCCAGCGCCGCCAGAACCTGGTCCAGCGCAATACCATTGGTGTCGGCGATCGGCTTGATCTCGGACAGCCGCATGCCGTTCTCGGTGAGCGTGCCCGTCTTGTCGGCGCACACCACGTCCACGCGCGCCAGGCCCTCGATCGCGGGCAGTTCCTGCACCAGGCACTTGCGCTGCCCCAGCCGCACCACGCCCACCGCGAAGGCGATGGAGGTCATCAGCACCAGGCCCTCGGGCACCATGGGCACCAGCGCCGCCACCATGCCGTTGACGGCGGGCCGCCAGGACTCCTTGCTCGACACCAGCTGGTTGTAGATCGACAGCAGGCCCGCCGGAATCAGCAGGTAGGTAATGACTTTCAGAATGGTGTCGATGCCGTTGCGCAGCTCCGACTTCACCAGCGTGAACTTGCTGGCCTCGTCGGCGAGCTTGGCCGCGTAGGCGTCCTTGCCGACCTTGGTGGCCCGGTACGCGCCGCTGCCGGACACCACGAAGCTGCCCGACATGACCTGCGCCGCAATGCCTTTGTCGATGGGGTCGGCCTCACCGGTGAGCAGCGACTCGTCGACCTCGAGGAGTTCGGCCTCCACCACCTCGCCGTCGACCACGATCTGATCGCCGGGGCCGAGCTCGATGATGTCGTCGAGCACGACCTCCTGCGGCGCGACCGCGGTGGCCTTGCCCTCACGCCGCACCACCGGCTTGGCCTGGCCGACAATGGCGAGCTGGTCGAGGGTCCGCTTGGCCCGGACCTCCTGGATGATGCCCACCGCGCTGTTGGCGACGATCAGCAGCCCGAACATCCCGTCGATGATCGATCCGGTCGCCATGACGAGGATGAACAGCACGCCCAGAATCGCATTGATGCGGGTGAACACATTCGCGCGCACAATGTCGCGCACGGACCGGCTGGCCCGTTCCGGCACATCGTTGGTGAGACCGTCCCGGCGACGCTGCTCGACCTCGGCCGAGGTCAATCCGGTCGGTGGGCTCGCGGCCTGCGCGGTGATCGACATGACCGACAGCCTAGAGGGCGTGCGGGAAAATGCA contains:
- a CDS encoding cation-translocating P-type ATPase, whose protein sequence is MSITAQAASPPTGLTSAEVEQRRRDGLTNDVPERASRSVRDIVRANVFTRINAILGVLFILVMATGSIIDGMFGLLIVANSAVGIIQEVRAKRTLDQLAIVGQAKPVVRREGKATAVAPQEVVLDDIIELGPGDQIVVDGEVVEAELLEVDESLLTGEADPIDKGIAAQVMSGSFVVSGSGAYRATKVGKDAYAAKLADEASKFTLVKSELRNGIDTILKVITYLLIPAGLLSIYNQLVSSKESWRPAVNGMVAALVPMVPEGLVLMTSIAFAVGVVRLGQRKCLVQELPAIEGLARVDVVCADKTGTLTENGMRLSEIKPIADTNGIALDQVLAALAANDPRPNASISAIAEALPDSPGWKPTGVAPFSSAKKWSGFSFGEHGNWLIGAPDVLLDPASETAALAQEIGSKGLRVLLLASSDRAVDAADAPGTVTPAALVILEQKVRPDAKGTLEYFASQGVSTKVISGDNAVSVGAVATSLGMAGGDHPVDARTLPTDQNELADVLDHDTVFGRVRPDQKRAMVGALQSRGHTVAMTGDGVNDVLALKDADIGVAMGSGSPATRAVAQIVLLDNKFATLPYVVGEGRRVIGNIERVSNLFLTKTVYSVVLAFLIGIAGVGSQIFHYEAIGYPFLPRHVTIAAWFTIGIPAFILSLAPNNERARSGFVGRVMRLAIPSGLVIGVMTFISYLFAYEGPDASQTEKVQAGTTALITLLIIAVWVLAIVARPWNWWKILLVSGSVAGYLILFSLPFTREFFKLDPSNVALTTTAFILGGIGIVLVEVAWWVSARMQGETPHLLPSSPGEKPLEKV